The genomic DNA gtatttgtttttccacccccagaagatccacatattaacattctaaaacatgaatctggcataaaaggatattgtttaatttgtttaaagttattgtgcttgacattactttttgtatcataatttggaatttccattatataataatattacattatcttacattatcttacattatgttacattattatataaatgttagcaaaacttaaagaaataagagaactaaacaacctagttgaacaaaaagtaaaaactaaaagagaagaaataagaagagaaaaaataagaaaagctactagtcaagaaatgtataatgaaatttataaaccaattactgaaggaatagaaagtcaaaaagaaaaattatcaagtcagttaaaagcattacctggaataaaacaacaattagcgttactaggtgatgaaatgaaagacaaacaaacatatcaaggtttaccacagctattccaagaaccgctaccATCATTACCGGACTCCTCTGAACgtgttaaaaatcttgaaaaaatattggcagattatgaaaataaaataagaaaagaacaagctttaaaaccaacTTCCTATAaatcaatagattggggagatgaacctgctggatgggttcctcaagatgaacttaagagattagaagattatggaagaaaaaagatgggaataactgaaacaactgatgatacaactgaaaaatcagaagaattgggagcaagaccaaaagataaaaaatacctacagtagatttagatgcttttctggatgataatgttttagaagaatatgaatattacaaaccgtctgaaatgtttgacttttttactgcagataaATCTGATcctaataaaatgaataaagacaTACTTAAAAATACAATAGATGGTGTTACTGAggatatcaaaaaattaaatggtccaatagcaagcaaatcaagatcaaaagatccaaataagcaagaagaagtaaaagaattaaaacatgaacgagatgaactcataaagtacaaagaccggttaaatcatattcttggtatgtcttctacatatggacaaggaataagatatcataatccgtataaagtttcaccaaatggacatcatggtaatttaattattaacttaaataaactttatggtcaaaacaaattaattgctaaagatagaataactggaaaagaagtaattaacactaaagtagatgaaagatttaattgattgattaataaaagataaaacaataaaaaaaacattcaattcattctagaaaaatatttaaagaattaacagaaaaatcagattacctatcaataaaaatctatgaaatttaaaaaagtaattatggGACAAGgctatgacgtttgtccatgtaatccagaagaattggttaatgacttgcagttaatttgtggttcgattgatgctggaaataataatgaagaactaaaaaatgaaggtattagggtagtagatcaattattaaaaatggataaattgttaccagaacaacatgaaatgttatataaaaaatatttttcttgaatttacacttttattaaaaagatatgtttaataattatataaatggaacaaaaaatagtattaagttctgaaagagttaaaaatgataataaaaatactccaagtgattttacaatcagatttagtcgttctttaattttagatataaataaaacttatgttgtcggtttggatagtattaacactatgacttattcttggcataatattagtgatgaatatgataataaaagaattcgttataataatggtaaggattggaaagatattatttttacaaatggttcttacagtttcacagacattaataattatataagggaaacattaataaccaatgatgattttaaatttgataaatcagacattgctccaataagtttagaatttgatttaagtagttttaagttttttatttcaattcatgataattttatgttggatttaagaagtcaaattttcatacattactgggatttgagaaaaaagcattgagaaatacagaatggggaactacaacaccaaatataactaactctgtggatacaatttatattcattgtgatcttattgataattcacttgttgatggtaatttcagtgatattatctatgctttaagtactgcagatttaacaagagcttatccatttacaaaagaaccacaaagagttggatattctgaaattaataaaaatattataaattcaataagaatatatattacagacatattggtagaataattaattttaatggggttgaaacaagtttacactaattttaaaagaaatataaattttagttttatataatgtacaagaaagtttatgataaaaataaaggaatatttatttatgttgatgctcacacaggagaagaaaatatacatggtatacctgtggtctccgaggacgcagtccttggtacaggtatctttgacactttaacgaaattgttttcaagtggagttgcatcttcaattagcacagctggaaaaaaggctctggaaacagcaggaaaagcagcacttgaaagtggaacaaaaaacgttggaacggaagttggaaatttagctgctaataaaattgttgaaaaatttaaaaagaaacctgctccggcagttggtgatttaattgttaaggaattacaagaaaagaataaatgtaaaaacaatgaggaggaggaggatattaatataagattaaatagattattgtcaggatcggggacgcgtaaacgtattaacagattaatttataaaaaataaaataatatataatatacatgtttagaacaaaacaatattgtgaaagatacgaactaactcctattcaattagatacagccttaatatctgtcttgggaaataatgttaaacaacaaaaaagtgggtatcactttacaattaatgatagaagttcatattttgattggtttaatggttattttgaagtaagttttaaagtaaataagcttgctaatggtaataattaaaGTTGACGGAGATcaaaattgctttaattaatatgttagcttcattaattgatcagcttatagtaaaacaaaatggaaaaattgtatatgattgtaataatttaacaaggtaataaatgtaaaggatttagttgaactatctaaggattttgcagaaacaactggaacaaatgaatttattatatttagaCTTAACGCTAGtgctgaaagcagaaaagacCAAGCTacatataatagtggttttgcttctagaaagttattaatccagggtggtaaagaggtaaatgctaaaattccactaaataattattcattttttcagggtttggaacaaaacatgttaccaccAAGCCAAATAAAATAACacttcaattaacaaatgatgatgaattaattttagagctaatgctgctgatccaggtagggtaattgtaactagattaattttgtgggttccacgtttaatttttaatccatatggaattaatttaatttctgaaagatatatgaaagcaacaagttggaaataccttcgtgaaatgatttcacagtcaaCTGATACGCAACAggttaatacaacttttagaataacagctggtgtaacaaaacccgagcatgtgtttgtttatttacaacgacctgataaaagtaattcacaagaacataatccacatttattagatacatttaaagctaatgctgcagataatgattgtaggctggaatcttgccgtcttgaagttggtaatggtgttttttatccggAAACGGAAATATACAAgcatatcaagaatttatgatgagtttcttaattattattataaaacaaaataacaaaactactggaagtctcttaaatagatttaattttcaaagtttgtttggatatgttcattttaaaattagaatTCAAAAAGGAAGGAatgacagaagatcctaagcatatcacattacacttacgtttaaatacacttcccactgcaagatatcgtatttatgcaattgtattatatgcagaaacagttaaaataaatactattggaaatgaacttgttattgtgtaaataaaatataaatttcatatatgatgacatcaaattatattgaatataaagttaacctaacacatggacaaaagaaaaatttagcacaagcttataataataaaattccatatacttttagattaaaacatgaacaattacgtggaaacttccctttgcttttaacaaaaacacaaattaatcaaattaaaaaagctgttgcaaataagaaggggttagaaattacaatttcaaaaaaacaaatgtccagtcaaggtcaaaatggtggatttttaggagctttggctggtttgttaggaaaaacaattcttccaatggcagcaaaaatagctccaaaaatattagctcctctgggCATCGGAGCCCTCTCTGGGTTGGCTAGtaccggtgttagtaagttacttgggaatggtatgatttcggcagctaatgataagagaaatatgatatcgccatatcttacacctaatcaaagaaagcaactagtaggatctggagtgattaaattaacacaaaaacagagacaaaatggcggctttttgggtatgctggctgctagtctaggaatacctttgattacatctttgttaagtgggaaaggattacagattgattcccaGCGGAGgtcgtacagacgaattcctatagtaaaaaaaaaaaatttataaacaaaccaatttctaactttgaaattgaacaatgggttaaaaaattaaaaattaaaaattttaggggtgtatttagtagaaataatttaccaaaatcaaagttgaataatgaatgtggaattataaatttggacgactctgttggacctggaacacattgggtttgttacttaaatactttgtactttgatcaaaccagaggttttcggaaaagtactttgtactttgatccgtttggacttcctccgccgaaggaggtaactgaatatatacccggagttaagtataacaacatacaatatcaagacaaaacaagtacactttgtggttattattgtttatttttcattaaaatgttacaagatggtataaatatttatgatttattgtatagaatactaaaagttaacaatcaaagagtaaatgaacaaacaattataaattattttaattaataagaacatttcttccggttttttctgtttaattaatgTGTTTTGATTTGAGTGGACCTTGGTTTTCATTTTATCCCTccaaccttacgtccatcaaagattttcagggtacaaatacgccgagttagtattttaagactggctggttttggatttttaaaatttgaattggtcggtgttggattttttaaaagaaggtgtctaattaaaattgaaaaaagtgttgccgcacaaacaattactatactactgatATTGATTTTAGGACAGCTACAGGTGAACATaaagcagaatagaacagaacagagcgTACTTCTATTACGGTGTTTGAACTTCTTCATACaacatttattaattaatttataattataactACACGTGAACATGATTTttaactttgacctctaagagtgaccttgtccttggagctagaggtctgtgTCTTGTGCATAACACGTCATCTTGTTATGGGGGAagtttttgccaagttatttctAAATCCcgtcatggatggcagagttatggaccggatacgacGTCTGGCTGACGGACCTACGGAAGCCTATTTCTACGTCCTTCTTTCTTCTTCAAAAAAGCGGCGACAATAAACCaaacatttgtgaaaataatttcGATTCCTGAACTTATCGTCGAACTGTTATGTCTGATCAAAACTGACAAACGCAAAGTTAAGTGTTTTTACTTATACAAAGTGTAACTCGAGACACGTGCGGTATCTGGTATTATTAGCTCACCTACTGGATGTGCACGCGCACTGATtgtataacatgtataatatactgactggACGTTAAGGTTAGGTTTAACGTATGTTTAATAGTGTCCATTGAATCAGTGTTTTTGttcaatatgttttataaagaaattttatattaagtTTAATATACCTATCCACTTTATAGTTTGAACATTAAGAAATGGCAACAAAATTACTGATTTAATTTACGATACTATAGAAAATATTTAGTAAAACTAATGATTGGCAAAAATAAGTTGAAGGAGTTTGAAAAGGAAAGGACTTGATCATCCATCTCTCctccaaaatatttatatgtattgaCAATGGAAACCCTTTGTCCTTTGTAATACAGTTGAATGGACTTTTAAAAGAAGACACTGCTGTGCCATTATAAATGTTAACTGAATATAGTTTTTAatactttatttacaattgtCAGAGTATATCTTACTAATATCAATTCTGATCATAATTATGGCTTTTACGGCGCAACGGAACAATTCTGTTCTCAAGAAATGTACAAGCCATGTCATTCCTTAACTCTGTCGTCATCTTGTTTATATATTCTTTCCTtggaaataaaatacatcatAATATTCGGTGGTTATTcatttctataaaacaagtacAAACATGCAATCATACAAACAAGACACCGAATAGGAATAGCTAcatatatcaataaaatgaaattctaaCACAGTTTAATTCATATTGATATTGttcataaaatttgttatttaatacttttttttcaatgcttccctgtcatttaagtatttttttgaaaaatgcagttcctattgAATTGGCGAAACCTAGTTGGAAATTGTCATGTTACGAACAATATAGGAATAGACATTTATGTCCCTAGAACGAAGTTCCAATGCAGTTCACTTTAAAATCAACATTGAGttgaaaatatgatataattCTAATAGTTCTATTTTCATTTTCGGCTATACATTTTGAAATAGGAAATCTAGACTACTTGCGTTTTGCTGTATCAAATTCCACATAGTTGAATTATTGTCATGTAACAAACAATATAACCAATAGAAATAGCCACGTGCGTCCCTAAAAGGAAATTCCAAAGCAGCGTATACATACGTGCACTTTTATATTAACTTTGAGTAGAGATTATTGTACcattttaataattctatttcttgttttgttttctttcaacaaGCACTTTTGCGAATTcaattctatttcattttgtttctgcTGTTACAGTACTGAATTAATTCCACACAGTTGAAAATTATAATATGGTAGCATGAGTTTTCTGTGTCAGAGTTTTGTCAGTGTATGTATCATCTGTCACAAGCCATTTAATTACAGACGACGCATGATTCGAAccttaaaacaagttttaaaaccaCACAGAAGAAAGCAAGATGCACAGACTActtaaattattcaataattcacatTCGGCTAAAGTCAAATCGGCATATGACTGGAAGCGGTTAATCCATGATTGGTTGTATCCAAAACCGAGCAAAACTTGCACGtacataatttcatgaatatacTTCATTCCGATATATCAGATGTGCAATTTCAAGTATCATTTTATAGTTACGTCACTTTATATATCTTTTCGTTTTCGTATTGCATGGATTTCCTTGTGACACTTCCATACTATAGGCCGTAAATTTCTACTGCTTGTTCAGAAGTTTCGTCAAGGCATTTCTATATGTTTTAGCACATTTTACATCTACGATAATGCTGCAAGCTTGTTTTATTGTTTGAAATAGTCATTAGCCATGGTATCGAGTATAGATGTGTATTTCTTTAGCAGAGGTTTAGCCATTATGTCATGTAATTTTACTGTTCGCTTAGCAGTTTCATCAAGGaattttcaaagtaaatattttgtatattttataccaCTGGTAATGTTTCCTGCGAATTTTATTGTTTAGAACAATCATAAAAGATAAAGGGTAAGGGTAGGTCTATGTCATGCTTTTCTTTGCTAAACTTTTTGTCATTATCCCATGTATTTCTATTGCTCGTTCAGCAGTTTCATCAAGACATTTTTGTAAGTAAGATGCACATTTAATGCCAAGCGCAATGTTGCCAACTACAGGTATGTAATTTGTCAGATGAAACAGCGACTGCTTCAGGCTTTCATACATAGTTTTATCATGAGAGTACATCTTGGCGTCAACATCTTCTTTATCGTCTTCAGAAAGATCACACACTTCACCTCCGACTTTTAAGGATGCTGTATCGACTCTGAACTGTTCGCCGTAAAATTTTATCTCTCCTGAAACAACACTTGAATCCGAGGCCTTCTTTAACGAACTATTTTCCACACTAGCGATCATTCCAGCAAAGGAAGATATCATTGGGATTCTTTGTTCAAGAcgtttcttcttctttttaataaCTTCCCTTGAGAGGCATGCCAGAGAAAAAACTAAAGCTTCTTGTTTCATCTCAATAGCATCTTGAATTAGTTTTGTGGTTAAAAGTCCAAAGTCATATGATTGTTTTTTGAAGTTGTCGATAAGATATATATCCTTCACGTCAAATCTTTGTAAGTTTGACTCCATATCTTTTCTTACTTCTTTCAACAGAGCAGCTTCATTATGTGTTTTCGGATGGGCTTGCTTGTCATTTTGAACATCGCTTTCTATCTTAGTACGTACAAAATAAAACGGTCTATGACATTCGGCCGCCTGTTGTGCCAGCCAGAGATCTTCTTTCATAAATCTTGAAGCTGTAATGATTATAAACAAGTCGTACGTTTCGAAGTCAACGTCCTTAAGATAGGTTTCTTGTGGAAACCTTTCAGTGCCCACTCCTGGCAAATCGTATAAACGGAAGTGGTTATTACCAGGGTAAATGTATTCTTGAACCTCATGAGTGCATTCTGTAACACCTACTTTAGCTGGATTGTGCTCAATATCATCAGCATTTACACCCCTTATAGCATTGATAAAAGAAGACTTTCCGGCTCCAGATCTACCTGTCACGGCCATTTTGATGTGGACATCTTTCCATTCGTTCAAATTTGTCTGAAAGTGTTCTGCTAGTCCTTGTATTCCCCCTTCATCGTAGTAAGATTTCAATTGTTTGACCTTTTCCACGAATCCCGAGTACTTGTTATCATCTGTATTTGCCATGGTctgtaaaaaaggtaaaacactATTCActaacaaataattatatacatttaccaGTTATATAAGTATATGGACAATATGTACACTCAACAATGTATATGTGACCAGTTAAAGCTGCATACTATAGGCGACTAATTGACTGAAATATCAAAGTATTGAATTATGTAAAAGTAAAGTATCTATAAATATGAAGAACGGTTGTGGTAGTAATTAGTgacaaaaatttatttgcttggcatagtacatgtatatatcatattatattatattatatgttatgttatgttatgttatgttatattatgGTTCTGGAGCTGATAAAAAACGACATCAGTAAGTCAGTAGTTAGAAAATAACATATAGCAAATGTTTAATACAGTTGATCACGACGAGGATGTTATACGCCTGTGGAATAATTTTTGTTATGTAATCGCGAAAACTTTTCTGTTTATtgtgaaaactcgatacattttcgcgaaacttatctagTGAACATCGTTTTCTATCTTAGTACGTACAAAATAAAACGGTTTATGACATACACTTTACACTTTTTCTATTCTTATTTCAATCACTTATAGTAAATAAATAATCTCTATTGTGCGACTGTTACAGTAGCGTGGAGCGTGGTGCGTTTCTTATTTTGGTAATCAATCAATAAACAACATTCTTAAACTCcagtttattttcagttaaattacagaaatatatattttaatgatgtttCTGTCTAAGAGCTTCTCTACCTGGTTGTGAAAATACGTTTGGGTGTAACCATATGTATAGAAATACAATAGTCTCAACGATAGCAAAACAGATATTAATGTTCAGCCtatattaattacttttttttttacacataatAACTATGTGTTATTGCATGCTATTTATCGCCGACCACTCCAGTCGGCGATAAGGCATGCAATAACATACTTGTTGCTACTTGATGTGGTGACAGTTTATTTTGATAAGCAAAAATTACAGCTTATATATTTGGCCATGTGTGCTCATTCACGTCTAAATTATGATATTGGTATCACTTTCAAAGATAAGGCAAATTAGCATTGTCTTTAGATAATAAGCAGATGTTCttcccattttttttaatattaaataaatgattaaatttgttttagctATAGTCACTTTTAAGTATAATGTACGTACTTTACAAATGCATTCTCCCTGCTTgcaaaaaagacaacaaaaaaaaacccaataaatTTGTAATCCTCTCTGTGTTTCATGATGCTGTCTTCTTTTATCTGAGGAATGGCATACTTTGACCCGAAACAACTTCTACATATCTATAATTATGGTTAAAATTAACCATAAACATTAGCTCTATTACCAGGCTATCTGACATCTACAGCAAGTGTCTGCAAATCCATGACATTCATTTATTTTGACTGATATAAAATCCCCATTATTGCTGAGAAAGCAACAATAGTGAGATATTGGTGACGAACCACAAGACTGCAAGCTCCACATTGGCCAAATAAATAATCCGTGTGCGACTCGCTGTAACACGAGCGCAGATTGTATGTTTTACATcgtgatatgagccgtgccatgagaaaaccaacatagtgggtttgcgaccagcatggatccagaccagcctgcgcatccgcgcagtctggtcaggatccatgctgtccgcttttaaagcctactacaattagagaaaccggaTGCGCAGATTTGATttgatatctggaaattaaaatgctatatttcttaaatatgctttgaaacttaattacagacatactatatgttatggaaacacatgagaattaatttattttactgCATGTACTTCTTACGATATAAATCGAAAAAGGTTTGTAACGCTTtgctcgaggtaaactgcctcgattatagatatatggaggatattacatgagtgtcttttcatattgaatttatcaaacgagttgaataaaatgataacaagCGAGGCTTTTCcgatcattttatcaatttcattcaacaAGTGTAATAAATTCTATCTGGAAAGagacaaatgtaatattcttttcaccacatgtaagcttttcctgttgaaacatcaaaatttcttctttctttacctattatagaacaattaaattcgaccaacgtctcctatagaTAAACGACaccaacgtcaaagctttattacacaagtgtattatcaaatttatgtaataacattattacacccccgcgacgtcaaacatgtgataactaTATTTAAACATCGcggtattggtaacgacagcgggaAAATTATTGCCGCGGCAGgccgggtttgattcccgacgcgATCATCTATTTTCCTGATCTGTTtagagaaacaaaaattcatataattcTAATATTCATAACATGACCAAACTTCGATTTGAACGAAaaatcattttagccaaaacctAGAGGTCAGTACCTTTAAGTAAAAACTACGTAGTTGAAAGTAATCAAATGTAATCAAAATTTTGATtctcccatagacttccattatgaaaacttgcgcgGGGTACACTCTTTTCAAATCAGTCCGGCAAAAATTAATCCGAACGTGCAAAACCAACGTAGAACAGCACAGCATTAATATGATATTCTTTCCATCgacatttcttctttctttacttaTCATATACAATGTCCGTTCAAGAAgtatattctatatttatttcgtGAAAAATGTGATTAAAAGGCATGCCCCGATAATAGCGAAAATTCGATATAGACTTGCTCTaatcataagaaataaaatataaaatggaatatAGCTGAAGAATATATCGtggtctaggagctagtcttacGGCATACATCTTACGCAACATGATAATACATTACTGCCTGCCAGCATAAACTATACTCACTAATTAGATATAGCACAGCCAAACGTAAATATTCAGAAACtccattattttctgtttttacagCGATAAAGCAGATGAATCTATCCTTTAATCGGGCAACAAGAGGAAAGATTTCTTATTTTGCGAAATGTATACAAGATGAATTAAAAGCTCATTTGGCCGGGGGTAGTGTTaaattgaatattattattattgttgtgaAACGTTTTACCCATGTCACTTAAATtaggaaataatgtatagaaaacccgTGTTAAAACGTTCGcttatcaatgtcacacacgctgccatatgatatatattttattgtaccgaagaaaacaattaaatacatatgaaaaaaagattaattacataaaattaagtacataatttttttttaaatgttttaattcatttaatacaacagtttcatcttttcaACATCCTCTTGAACAAGTTCAACAaggaaaacaaaatatcacattaGAAGATGAAAATCTAAAGATTAGCAAGAAATTGCTATATTTTCATAACAttaacaattattattaaaactaTTAACTGTTATATGCGTACAAAGGAGGCAATCATTTCATCCATTTGGATCCTAAGAAATAGAAGCAGTTATTTGCCTTTATGTGACAGCGGTCACATGACCTGTCAGTCACTTTCGATTGATCACGTGTCAAAAagggttgaaaatgtttttgatagccAAAATATCTTTCTCGGGtgatgggattttatcattgtaggcaAAAGTGAGGCataataataatcaaataatGCCCTCTTGTTCAGTTTATCAGTACCTGTGTTATGCATTTATTGTTGACAAGGGGACAAACCTGTCTATTCATCcgtatacaaaacaaaaatgatcatatGTTGGAACCTCACAGACAGCCCAACTTAGTTTCATGTCTCGCTTCTATAATGATACTAATGACTGACAACCAGTCTTTCCGGATATCAACATGGTCAAAGCTGTGATAAATTAACAAGTGGAGAAATGATAACACGAGACTTTCTGAACAGATTACTGTACATGACGAGAAACAAGGCACACCATATTATTCATCTTCTGGCAAAAGTACAAACAACCTAAGCTATGAACAGCTATTAGGCCGTATTTAAAAATATGTGTTTGTGGTATAAGTAGGTACGTAGGGATTGTTTTTCATATAGGGATGAATTACTTTTTTTCATCTGACTGGCCAGAAAAAAAAGTTCCCATCGATTTTACTGGTAGGTCGTGATACCGTAATCAAATGATTTTCTAATGATAGCTTTATCCTAGTCTAGCTCACTGCCAGAATGGTTATTTATTTAATACTGCacatattttaaagttaattttaagcctctaaaatagcacgtTTTTATGGCTAAACCATACGAGAATAAACGTAATTTCTGATGCATACATAAACGTACATGTGAATATATCAAATGATTTAAATCTCAGTCTTTCAGTTGTCGTAATTAATTTGTCAAATATATCATTACACGTcacctaaatatatatattgctttctttaaaaaaaaaa from Mercenaria mercenaria strain notata chromosome 11, MADL_Memer_1, whole genome shotgun sequence includes the following:
- the LOC123531117 gene encoding interferon-inducible GTPase 1-like, with amino-acid sequence MANTDDNKYSGFVEKVKQLKSYYDEGGIQGLAEHFQTNLNEWKDVHIKMAVTGRSGAGKSSFINAIRGVNADDIEHNPAKVGVTECTHEVQEYIYPGNNHFRLYDLPGVGTERFPQETYLKDVDFETYDLFIIITASRFMKEDLWLAQQAAECHRPFYFVRTKIESDVQNDKQAHPKTHNEAALLKEVRKDMESNLQRFDVKDIYLIDNFKKQSYDFGLLTTKLIQDAIEMKQEALVFSLACLSREVIKKKKKRLEQRIPMISSFAGMIASVENSSLKKASDSSVVSGEIKFYGEQFRVDTASLKVGGEVCDLSEDDKEDVDAKMYSHDKTMYESLKQSLFHLTNYIPVVGNIALGIKCASYLQKCLDETAERAIEIHGIMTKSLAKKSMT